The Cryptococcus deuterogattii R265 chromosome 4, complete sequence genome segment TAGCCAGGTTTACTTTGACATTGCCATCAACAGTGAGTATTACTGATCTATTTATCACCCGAAGCAATATCTTGACGTCTTTGTTGGGTGATATTACTTGCTGTTCGCTGACACTGGCTTTTGACAGATGCCCCTGCCGGCCGAATCActttcaagctcttcgaCGATGTCGTCCCCAAGACTGCCCGAAACTTCCGAGAGCTCTGTACCGGCCAGAACGGCTTCGGTTACGCCGGCTCTGGTTTCCACCGAGTGATCCCCCAGTTCATGCTCCAGGGTGGTGACGTGAGTAACTTGGTTTGAATCACGCGGTGATTGGAACTGACACTCTTACCTTTTCAGTTCACCAACCACAACGGCACTGGCGGCAAGTCCATCTACGGCAACAAGTTCGCCGACGAGAACTTCAAGCTCCGTCACGACCgacctttcctcctctccatgGCCAACGCCGGTCCCAACACCAACGGCTCTcagttcttcatcactaCCGTCGTTACTTCTTGGCTCGATGGCAAGCACGTCGTCTTCGGTGAGGTCACCTCTGGCCAGGACCTCGTCAAGAAGATCGAGTCTTACGGCTCCGACTCCGGCAGTGAGTTTCAGAATCTTCTCCGGCCGTTTTGACGCTCGAAACCTGACCACTTTTTAGAGCCCAAAGCCAAGGTCACCATTACCGCCTCCGGCACTGTCTAAGCGGCTTTAGTGAATAGTCGTGAAGTAGTCGAGGAAGTAGGCAATAAAAACAGGTCATAAAATGTGTAACGTTTTGCCATGAAATGATCATTACGTTATATCAGGCTTCGATAATAATGTGCATTGATTGGACTGGATCCACTCCAGTGCTATAAAGTGTCCGACCAACTATTCGACTTGGCTGATAACAGCACCGCAAATATCGGTTTTACGTGAACGATACTTAATATGCTGAAATGCTGCATAAGTCTCGTTCAACGGCTAGCCGAACGGAATTGTACTTCCTTTGAACTTGCTCGGCATAAATGACAGACTTCTATCACCCCCTGCCAAATTATACATCAACAAACAAAAACTCGCTCTACACAAGTTGAAGGCTCCATTGTTAGACTGGCGGATGAAAATTCCCATTAGGCTTCAACCGATACAGGTAGTCAGCCATCATAACAacaaatcttcttcacctgcAACCATCTTTATTGATAAATAACTCGCAGAAA includes the following:
- a CDS encoding peptidyl-prolyl cis-trans isomerase, with protein sequence MSFARRFVSTASTMSQVYFDIAINNAPAGRITFKLFDDVVPKTARNFRELCTGQNGFGYAGSGFHRVIPQFMLQGGDFTNHNGTGGKSIYGNKFADENFKLRHDRPFLLSMANAGPNTNGSQFFITTVVTSWLDGKHVVFGEVTSGQDLVKKIESYGSDSGKPKAKVTITASGTV